The following coding sequences are from one Diachasmimorpha longicaudata isolate KC_UGA_2023 chromosome 6, iyDiaLong2, whole genome shotgun sequence window:
- the LOC135163265 gene encoding lysine-specific demethylase 4A-like isoform X2, translated as MVRDTSGRTPRIQVFRPTYEEFKNFPKYVEYMESKGAHKAGLAKVIPPPEWIPRKGGYDVESMDLTIPAPICQVVTGKQGLYQQINIQKKSMTIQEYQKLANSERYATPKHFDYEDLERKYWKNITYVAPIYGADVSGSLTDPDVKEWNINRLGTILDYVNKDYGISIDGVNTAYLYFGMWKTTFAWHTEDMDLYSINYLHFGAPKTWYAIPPEHGRRMERLANGFFPGSYQNCQAFLRHKMSLISPQILRQYSIPCNKITQEAGEIMITFPYGYHAGFNHGFNCAESTNFAAPRWVEYGKRATQCTCSKDMVKISMDTFVKRFQPERYDLWLRGEDVGPHPEDPRQTAAPMPSQMDLMCSNSNGELPQSYLNAPKNKRHTIHKKKSMSGANSDLNMDEFVDRADIPPEVKKAIQDLDLEEDQPDEQQLEVLEDIWLKAGELEVEDAHIYDDGYSRKKNRKRKKRVNSADKEPRRIKTKKPIKSNSISELSSSTGSSNSGTNPNYLNIIGNSVPCLVLSKMTNLDNLTGILDSEAIKRNNAVLKGEESSISELSEASKKTKKHCKHAERKKHKKLHEHKKKLKNLPAVNMFNSQLPLDVSDVDVQRKLMAMPSLSSQKTLSKKDTTNGSFLSSSIISQTSEIYSSSTPQKLLLNNEKITTCDTQMNTTNSPLNPVIFLKQGTSTETSDSGTSLMISSTTLDSSTETKPFTFTSLVGRPMMSYKNDIIKAPKLSVLKKPEVVKNDMSSESHVKEDRETLSAADSLLVLKQTPSRLQSDTKTGISPSTNMMFLQKSIFPQGGLRDPQMSHEWYDQIEKFKMVQTPVSDTSKPIVSILPNSPSKPAFTFTVNTSCINSDTLNDQGKDFPDGNKLMQKRFLQMPISNSNYHTTEPSANIKPILSSAIAGTGSVNIVGPQNDKILTSKPFSIGQKLFAPVTLGTSILKFPPNNNEGEIVIPNSQYQTNFQQQNSSKSTKRTPRKKIPTKLSRAIQSPEQNYRGVVEPRMCSIATQVDNLTPLEDEITLATLPANNEPPEIIWKQDLAPTQPLVPVTLLNDHTEDTMKFHPQTCNSIAAPAKHSTLSLPETSPSSINTRVKKSPASKRKLKDKSATVLLGNSQEEIDLPPPVLSIEQNYPIVKQEPMKTPPPITGAAAAPYPGQILPGHISTMLYPHIPDLETQQSFNDYWSAQLSHCAICTAFAATTDKNYRQMPPDWKYCKPTVLPENSPIWVSSSLFAANSKEQSVEPENDKLLRCRECHVTVHASCYGITVLPTDLPNWACDKCKAGMVQATCCLCPMRGGAVKRTSDSRWAHILCALLIPGVTFKDPVNKDPINVLTIKTDLVRQTCSCCDQRDGVCLGCHVCGALFHPSCGLVTGATFIIPTYNSQELQVTCHGHANRKENSPLIRNGEIVWAKHRNKRYYKATVQSIDTHLFYMVTFDDSSFSDDLYPGDITNYQAGSMPTVGAAVKVKWTDGQVYDGIFEGTNPRYMYTVLFEDASQLVVKRDQIYSLQEDMPRRVLSRLSTATEMKHRYHLYGADSEFESQRKEKQSVKKFKY; from the exons ATGGTGAGAGATACTTCAGGGCGCACACCCCGTATTCAGGTGTTTCGGCCTACTTACGAggagtttaaaaattttccgaaataTGTAGAATATATGGAGAGCAAAGGAGCCCACAAAGCTGGTCTTGCTAAAGTCATACCACCGCCTGAATGGATTCCACGAAAAGGTGGTTACGATGTCGAGAGTATGGATCTCACGATACCTGCTCCAATTTGTCAAGTTGTTACTGGCAAACAAGGGCTTTATCAgcaaattaatattcaaaaaaaatccatgacGATTCAGGAGTACCAAAAACTCGCTAATTCTGAACGTTATGCGACTCCTAAACATTTTGATTATGAAGATTTGGAgcgaaaatattggaaaaatattacatACGTTGCACCTATTTATGGAGCTGATGTCTCCGGCTCCCTTACCGATCCTGATGTTAAAGAATGGAATATAAATCGTTTGGGCACCATTCTTGACTATGTGAATAAAGATTATGGAATTTCTATCGATGGTGTCAACACTGCGTATCTGTATTTTGGCATGTGGAAGACAACATTTGCTTGGCACACTGAAGATATGGATTTAtattcgataaattatttgCATTTTGGAGCACCTAAAACTTGGTATGCCATTCCCCCGGAGCATGGCCGTAGAATGGAAAGATTAGctaatggattttttcctgGAAGTTATCAAAACTGTCAGGCTTTTTTGAGGCACAAGATGTCACTTATTTCCCCCCAGATACTCCGGCAGTATTCGATACCATGCAATAAG ATTACTCAAGAAGCTGGAGAAATTATGATAACGTTTCCGTACGGTTATCATGCTGGATTTAATCATGGATTTAATTGTGCTGAATCTACCAATTTCGCTGCACCACGCTGGGTCGAATATGGCAAGAGAGCGACTCAGTGTACCTGCAGCAAAGATATGGTGAAAATATCAATGGACACATTTGTCAAACGATTTCAGCCCGAGAGATATGACTTGTGGTTGCGAGGTGAAGATGTTGGACCACATCCTGAGGATCCCAGGCAAACAGCAGCTCCTATGCCATCCCAAATGGATCTTATGTGCAGTAATAGTAATGGTGAACTTCCCCAGAGTTATTTAAATGCTCCGAAAAATAAACGACACACCATTcacaagaaaaaatcaatgtctGGAGCCAATTCCGATTTAAATATGGATGAGTTTGTTGATCGTGCTGATATACCACCTGAAGTGAAGAAGGCAATTCAAGATCTCGATTTGGAGGAGGATCAGCCGGATGAGCAACAGCTGGAGGTCCTGGAGGATATTTGGCTCAAAGCTGGAGAACTGGAAGTGGAGGATGCCCATATTTACGATGACGGTTACAGCCGGAAGAAAAATCgtaagaggaagaaaagagtgAATTCAGCAGACAAGGAGCCGAGacgaataaaaacaaaaaaaccaattaaatcaaattctaTATCCGAGCTTTCCAGTTCAACGGGTTCATCAAATTCAGGTACAAACCCAAATTACTTGAATATAATTGGTAACTCAGTGCCATGTCTTGTTTTATCTAAAATGACAAACTTGGATAATTTGACTGGAATTTTAGATAGCGAGGCCATTAAAAGAAATAATGCTGTACTGAAGGGAGAGGAGTCATCCATTTCTGAATTATCTGAGGCATCTAAGAAGACAAAAAAGCATTGTAAACATGCAGAACGAAAGAAACACAAAAAACTTCATGAGcataagaaaaaattgaaaaacctaCCAGCAGTTAATATGTTCAATTCACAGCTGCCTCTCGATGTGTCAGACGTTGATGTTCAGAGAAAATTAATGGCAATGCCTAGCCTCTCATCTCAAAAAACATTAAGTAAAAAAGATACCACGAATGGTAGCTTTTTATCCAGCAGTATTATCTCCCAAACTAGTGAGATTTATTCAAGTAGTACAccacaaaaattattacttaataatgaaaaaataactacATGTGACACCCAAATGAATACAACAAACTCACCACTTAATccagtgatatttttgaaacAAGGAACTTCAACCGAAACCAGTGACTCAGGCACGTCACTAATGATCTCGTCGACGACATTAGATTCTTCAACTGAAACAAAACCATTTACATTCACATCTTTAGTTGGCAGGCCGATGATGAGTTATAAAAATGATATCATAAAAGCGCCAAAGTTAAGTGTGTTGAAAAAACCAGAGGTTGTTAAAAACGATATGTCATCTGAATCGCACGTCAAGGAGGATAGAGAAACTCTGAGTGCAGCTGACAGTCTTCTGGTTCTCAAACAAACACCTTCGAGATTGCAGTCTGACACTAAGACTGGTATTTCACCAAGTACTAATATGATGTTCTTGCAGAAATCAATATTTCCACAAGGTGGGTTGAGAGACCCTCAGATGTCTCATGAGTGGTACGATCAAATTGAGAAATTTAAAATGGTACAAACACCAGTTTCGGACACATCTAAGCCTATTGTTAGCATTCTTCCAAATTCACCGTCAAAGCCGGCATTCACATTTACTGTCAACACATCTTGCATAAATTCAGACACTTTGAATGATCAAGGAAAGGATTTCCCTGACGGGAATAAACTCATGCAAAAAAGATTCTTGCAAATGCCCATCAGTAATTCAAATTATCACACTACTGAGCCTTCTGCAAATATAAAACCCATTTTGTCATCAGCAATTGCAGGTACAGGGAGCGTTAACATTGTTGGCCCCCAGAATGACAAAATCTTGACATCCAAACCATTTTCAATTGGACAAAAATTGTTCGCTCCGGTAACTCTTGGAACATCAATTCTCAAATTCCCTCCGAATAATAATGAAGGAGAGATTGTTATACCAAATTCTCAGTatcaaacaaattttcaacaacaaaattcatcgaaatcaACGAAGAGAACTCCCAGAAAGAAAATACCAACAAAATTATCACGCGCTATTCAAAGCCCCGAGCAGAATTACAGAGGAGTAGTTGAGCCGAGAATGTGTTCTATTGCCACTCAAGTGGATAATTTGACTCCATTGGAAGATGAAATAACACTTGCAACACTTCCAGCAAACAACGAACCTCCAGAAATCATATGGAAACAAGATTTAGCACCTACACAGCCATTAGTTCCGGTAACATTACTAAATGATCATACTGAGGATACAATGAAATTCCATCCACAAACCTGCAATTCGATAGCTGCTCCAGCTAAACATTCGACTTTATCCTTGCCAGAGACATCCCCGAGTAGTATCAATACCAGAGTAAAGAAGTCACCGGCATCGAAACGAAAGCTAAAGGATAAATCGGCTACAGTGCTTCTGGGAAACAGTCAAGAGGAAATTGACCTGCCGCCTCCAGTGCTTAGCATCGAACAGAATTATCCTATAGTGAAGCAGGAGCCAATGAAAACACCACCACCAATAACAGGAGCAGCAGCAGCACCTTATCCCGGTCAAATATTACCTGGACACATTTCAACGATGTTATATCCACATATCCCAGACTTGGAGACTCAACAGAGTTTTAATGACTACTGGAGTGCTCAACTATCTCACTGTGCAATCTGTACTGCTTTTGCTGCAAcaactgataaaaattatcgtcaAATGCCACCAGACTGGAAATACTGTAAGCCAACAGTTCTACCAGAAAATTCACCAATTTGGGTGTCATCTTCATTATTTGCTGCTAATTCCAAAGAGCAGAGTGTAGAACCGGAAAATGACAAATTACTCAGATGTCGTGAGTGTCATGTTACCGTTCATGCCTCTTGCTATGGGATAACAGTATTACCCACAGATTTACCGAATTGGGCATGTGATAAATGTAAAGCTGGAATGGTACAAGCCACATGTTGCCTATGCCCAATGAGAGGAGGAGCTGTCAAAAGAACGAGTGACAGTAGATGGGCGCATATTTTATGTGCTCTATTGATACCCGGAGTAACTTTTAAAGATCCAGTCAACAAAGATCCTATTAATGTACTGACAATAAAAACCGATCTTGTGCGACAGACATGCTCGTGTTGTGATCAGAGGGATGGAGTTTGTCTAGGCTGTCATGTTTGTGGAGCTCTGTTTCATCCGTCTTGCGGTCTTGTTACTGGCGCAACCTTCATTATACCAACGTATAACAGTCAGGAACTTCAGGTCACCTGTCATGGTCATGCTAATCGAAAGGAGAATAGTCCATTGATTAGAAATGGAGAAATTGTATGGGCTAAACACAGAAATAAACGGTATTATAAGGCCACAGTGCAATCTATAGATACACATCTGTTCTACATGGTCACTTTTGATGACTCTAGCTTCAGTGATGATCTATACCCTGGAGATATCACG AACTATCAAGCTGGAAGTATGCCCACTGTAGGAGCAGCTGTCAAAGTTAAGTGGACTGATGGTCAGGTTTATGATGGCATTTTTGAAGGGACAAATCCTCGCTATATGTACACT gTGTTATTTGAAGACGCATCACAGTTGGTGGTAAAACGCGATCAAATTTACAGTTTACAGGAAGATATGCCACGAAGAGTACTCTCCCGCCTG TCTACTGCAACTGAAATGAAGCATCGATATCATCTTTATGGTGCTGACAGTGAATTTGAGAGTCAACGGAAGGAGAAACAGTCGGTGAAAAAGTTCAAATATTAA
- the LOC135163265 gene encoding lysine-specific demethylase 4B-like isoform X3 produces MVRDTSGRTPRIQVFRPTYEEFKNFPKYVEYMESKGAHKAGLAKVIPPPEWIPRKGGYDVESMDLTIPAPICQVVTGKQGLYQQINIQKKSMTIQEYQKLANSERYATPKHFDYEDLERKYWKNITYVAPIYGADVSGSLTDPDVKEWNINRLGTILDYVNKDYGISIDGVNTAYLYFGMWKTTFAWHTEDMDLYSINYLHFGAPKTWYAIPPEHGRRMERLANGFFPGSYQNCQAFLRHKMSLISPQILRQYSIPCNKITQEAGEIMITFPYGYHAGFNHGFNCAESTNFAAPRWVEYGKRATQCTCSKDMVKISMDTFVKRFQPERYDLWLRGEDVGPHPEDPRQTAAPMPSQMDLMCSNSNGELPQSYLNAPKNKRHTIHKKKSMSGANSDLNMDEFVDRADIPPEVKKAIQDLDLEEDQPDEQQLEVLEDIWLKAGELEVEDAHIYDDGYSRKKNRKRKKRVNSADKEPRRIKTKKPIKSNSISELSSSTGSSNSDSEAIKRNNAVLKGEESSISELSEASKKTKKHCKHAERKKHKKLHEHKKKLKNLPAVNMFNSQLPLDVSDVDVQRKLMAMPSLSSQKTLSKKDTTNGSFLSSSIISQTSEIYSSSTPQKLLLNNEKITTCDTQMNTTNSPLNPVIFLKQGTSTETSDSGTSLMISSTTLDSSTETKPFTFTSLVGRPMMSYKNDIIKAPKLSVLKKPEVVKNDMSSESHVKEDRETLSAADSLLVLKQTPSRLQSDTKTGISPSTNMMFLQKSIFPQGGLRDPQMSHEWYDQIEKFKMVQTPVSDTSKPIVSILPNSPSKPAFTFTVNTSCINSDTLNDQGKDFPDGNKLMQKRFLQMPISNSNYHTTEPSANIKPILSSAIAGTGSVNIVGPQNDKILTSKPFSIGQKLFAPVTLGTSILKFPPNNNEGEIVIPNSQYQTNFQQQNSSKSTKRTPRKKIPTKLSRAIQSPEQNYRGVVEPRMCSIATQVDNLTPLEDEITLATLPANNEPPEIIWKQDLAPTQPLVPVTLLNDHTEDTMKFHPQTCNSIAAPAKHSTLSLPETSPSSINTRVKKSPASKRKLKDKSATVLLGNSQEEIDLPPPVLSIEQNYPIVKQEPMKTPPPITGAAAAPYPGQILPGHISTMLYPHIPDLETQQSFNDYWSAQLSHCAICTAFAATTDKNYRQMPPDWKYCKPTVLPENSPIWVSSSLFAANSKEQSVEPENDKLLRCRECHVTVHASCYGITVLPTDLPNWACDKCKAGMVQATCCLCPMRGGAVKRTSDSRWAHILCALLIPGVTFKDPVNKDPINVLTIKTDLVRQTCSCCDQRDGVCLGCHVCGALFHPSCGLVTGATFIIPTYNSQELQVTCHGHANRKENSPLIRNGEIVWAKHRNKRYYKATVQSIDTHLFYMVTFDDSSFSDDLYPGDITNYQAGSMPTVGAAVKVKWTDGQVYDGIFEGTNPRYMYTVLFEDASQLVVKRDQIYSLQEDMPRRVLSRLALLSILFPKSTATEMKHRYHLYGADSEFESQRKEKQSVKKFKY; encoded by the exons ATGGTGAGAGATACTTCAGGGCGCACACCCCGTATTCAGGTGTTTCGGCCTACTTACGAggagtttaaaaattttccgaaataTGTAGAATATATGGAGAGCAAAGGAGCCCACAAAGCTGGTCTTGCTAAAGTCATACCACCGCCTGAATGGATTCCACGAAAAGGTGGTTACGATGTCGAGAGTATGGATCTCACGATACCTGCTCCAATTTGTCAAGTTGTTACTGGCAAACAAGGGCTTTATCAgcaaattaatattcaaaaaaaatccatgacGATTCAGGAGTACCAAAAACTCGCTAATTCTGAACGTTATGCGACTCCTAAACATTTTGATTATGAAGATTTGGAgcgaaaatattggaaaaatattacatACGTTGCACCTATTTATGGAGCTGATGTCTCCGGCTCCCTTACCGATCCTGATGTTAAAGAATGGAATATAAATCGTTTGGGCACCATTCTTGACTATGTGAATAAAGATTATGGAATTTCTATCGATGGTGTCAACACTGCGTATCTGTATTTTGGCATGTGGAAGACAACATTTGCTTGGCACACTGAAGATATGGATTTAtattcgataaattatttgCATTTTGGAGCACCTAAAACTTGGTATGCCATTCCCCCGGAGCATGGCCGTAGAATGGAAAGATTAGctaatggattttttcctgGAAGTTATCAAAACTGTCAGGCTTTTTTGAGGCACAAGATGTCACTTATTTCCCCCCAGATACTCCGGCAGTATTCGATACCATGCAATAAG ATTACTCAAGAAGCTGGAGAAATTATGATAACGTTTCCGTACGGTTATCATGCTGGATTTAATCATGGATTTAATTGTGCTGAATCTACCAATTTCGCTGCACCACGCTGGGTCGAATATGGCAAGAGAGCGACTCAGTGTACCTGCAGCAAAGATATGGTGAAAATATCAATGGACACATTTGTCAAACGATTTCAGCCCGAGAGATATGACTTGTGGTTGCGAGGTGAAGATGTTGGACCACATCCTGAGGATCCCAGGCAAACAGCAGCTCCTATGCCATCCCAAATGGATCTTATGTGCAGTAATAGTAATGGTGAACTTCCCCAGAGTTATTTAAATGCTCCGAAAAATAAACGACACACCATTcacaagaaaaaatcaatgtctGGAGCCAATTCCGATTTAAATATGGATGAGTTTGTTGATCGTGCTGATATACCACCTGAAGTGAAGAAGGCAATTCAAGATCTCGATTTGGAGGAGGATCAGCCGGATGAGCAACAGCTGGAGGTCCTGGAGGATATTTGGCTCAAAGCTGGAGAACTGGAAGTGGAGGATGCCCATATTTACGATGACGGTTACAGCCGGAAGAAAAATCgtaagaggaagaaaagagtgAATTCAGCAGACAAGGAGCCGAGacgaataaaaacaaaaaaaccaattaaatcaaattctaTATCCGAGCTTTCCAGTTCAACGGGTTCATCAAATTCAG ATAGCGAGGCCATTAAAAGAAATAATGCTGTACTGAAGGGAGAGGAGTCATCCATTTCTGAATTATCTGAGGCATCTAAGAAGACAAAAAAGCATTGTAAACATGCAGAACGAAAGAAACACAAAAAACTTCATGAGcataagaaaaaattgaaaaacctaCCAGCAGTTAATATGTTCAATTCACAGCTGCCTCTCGATGTGTCAGACGTTGATGTTCAGAGAAAATTAATGGCAATGCCTAGCCTCTCATCTCAAAAAACATTAAGTAAAAAAGATACCACGAATGGTAGCTTTTTATCCAGCAGTATTATCTCCCAAACTAGTGAGATTTATTCAAGTAGTACAccacaaaaattattacttaataatgaaaaaataactacATGTGACACCCAAATGAATACAACAAACTCACCACTTAATccagtgatatttttgaaacAAGGAACTTCAACCGAAACCAGTGACTCAGGCACGTCACTAATGATCTCGTCGACGACATTAGATTCTTCAACTGAAACAAAACCATTTACATTCACATCTTTAGTTGGCAGGCCGATGATGAGTTATAAAAATGATATCATAAAAGCGCCAAAGTTAAGTGTGTTGAAAAAACCAGAGGTTGTTAAAAACGATATGTCATCTGAATCGCACGTCAAGGAGGATAGAGAAACTCTGAGTGCAGCTGACAGTCTTCTGGTTCTCAAACAAACACCTTCGAGATTGCAGTCTGACACTAAGACTGGTATTTCACCAAGTACTAATATGATGTTCTTGCAGAAATCAATATTTCCACAAGGTGGGTTGAGAGACCCTCAGATGTCTCATGAGTGGTACGATCAAATTGAGAAATTTAAAATGGTACAAACACCAGTTTCGGACACATCTAAGCCTATTGTTAGCATTCTTCCAAATTCACCGTCAAAGCCGGCATTCACATTTACTGTCAACACATCTTGCATAAATTCAGACACTTTGAATGATCAAGGAAAGGATTTCCCTGACGGGAATAAACTCATGCAAAAAAGATTCTTGCAAATGCCCATCAGTAATTCAAATTATCACACTACTGAGCCTTCTGCAAATATAAAACCCATTTTGTCATCAGCAATTGCAGGTACAGGGAGCGTTAACATTGTTGGCCCCCAGAATGACAAAATCTTGACATCCAAACCATTTTCAATTGGACAAAAATTGTTCGCTCCGGTAACTCTTGGAACATCAATTCTCAAATTCCCTCCGAATAATAATGAAGGAGAGATTGTTATACCAAATTCTCAGTatcaaacaaattttcaacaacaaaattcatcgaaatcaACGAAGAGAACTCCCAGAAAGAAAATACCAACAAAATTATCACGCGCTATTCAAAGCCCCGAGCAGAATTACAGAGGAGTAGTTGAGCCGAGAATGTGTTCTATTGCCACTCAAGTGGATAATTTGACTCCATTGGAAGATGAAATAACACTTGCAACACTTCCAGCAAACAACGAACCTCCAGAAATCATATGGAAACAAGATTTAGCACCTACACAGCCATTAGTTCCGGTAACATTACTAAATGATCATACTGAGGATACAATGAAATTCCATCCACAAACCTGCAATTCGATAGCTGCTCCAGCTAAACATTCGACTTTATCCTTGCCAGAGACATCCCCGAGTAGTATCAATACCAGAGTAAAGAAGTCACCGGCATCGAAACGAAAGCTAAAGGATAAATCGGCTACAGTGCTTCTGGGAAACAGTCAAGAGGAAATTGACCTGCCGCCTCCAGTGCTTAGCATCGAACAGAATTATCCTATAGTGAAGCAGGAGCCAATGAAAACACCACCACCAATAACAGGAGCAGCAGCAGCACCTTATCCCGGTCAAATATTACCTGGACACATTTCAACGATGTTATATCCACATATCCCAGACTTGGAGACTCAACAGAGTTTTAATGACTACTGGAGTGCTCAACTATCTCACTGTGCAATCTGTACTGCTTTTGCTGCAAcaactgataaaaattatcgtcaAATGCCACCAGACTGGAAATACTGTAAGCCAACAGTTCTACCAGAAAATTCACCAATTTGGGTGTCATCTTCATTATTTGCTGCTAATTCCAAAGAGCAGAGTGTAGAACCGGAAAATGACAAATTACTCAGATGTCGTGAGTGTCATGTTACCGTTCATGCCTCTTGCTATGGGATAACAGTATTACCCACAGATTTACCGAATTGGGCATGTGATAAATGTAAAGCTGGAATGGTACAAGCCACATGTTGCCTATGCCCAATGAGAGGAGGAGCTGTCAAAAGAACGAGTGACAGTAGATGGGCGCATATTTTATGTGCTCTATTGATACCCGGAGTAACTTTTAAAGATCCAGTCAACAAAGATCCTATTAATGTACTGACAATAAAAACCGATCTTGTGCGACAGACATGCTCGTGTTGTGATCAGAGGGATGGAGTTTGTCTAGGCTGTCATGTTTGTGGAGCTCTGTTTCATCCGTCTTGCGGTCTTGTTACTGGCGCAACCTTCATTATACCAACGTATAACAGTCAGGAACTTCAGGTCACCTGTCATGGTCATGCTAATCGAAAGGAGAATAGTCCATTGATTAGAAATGGAGAAATTGTATGGGCTAAACACAGAAATAAACGGTATTATAAGGCCACAGTGCAATCTATAGATACACATCTGTTCTACATGGTCACTTTTGATGACTCTAGCTTCAGTGATGATCTATACCCTGGAGATATCACG AACTATCAAGCTGGAAGTATGCCCACTGTAGGAGCAGCTGTCAAAGTTAAGTGGACTGATGGTCAGGTTTATGATGGCATTTTTGAAGGGACAAATCCTCGCTATATGTACACT gTGTTATTTGAAGACGCATCACAGTTGGTGGTAAAACGCGATCAAATTTACAGTTTACAGGAAGATATGCCACGAAGAGTACTCTCCCGCCTGG CTCTTCTGTCTATTTTATTTCCCAAGTCTACTGCAACTGAAATGAAGCATCGATATCATCTTTATGGTGCTGACAGTGAATTTGAGAGTCAACGGAAGGAGAAACAGTCGGTGAAAAAGTTCAAATATTAA